A region of Coccinella septempunctata chromosome 5, icCocSept1.1, whole genome shotgun sequence DNA encodes the following proteins:
- the LOC123314202 gene encoding uncharacterized protein LOC123314202 isoform X1 — protein MSQNFWQGENRKTIILVQLLVVFSLQVYCSNVTAKQNQEGEKMFFVVASSSNMTYSRIFNKTLTNLTRSLFPKERYQIELDTLIIDLPVNGSFSAIFLEELCEKLERKRVIAMFVIGDSPAASTVSLAATHIGIPVLWARGQDKFLPGFRSLAASPLEIQLTPTGRELVSALRGLLLHAHWHTFTLLADPASATALRGPELWPILRAQPLHPTLIALPSPLRAQSLFRKLADISRSTRGVVVLLSDKTSAMRILEEAKRLNMMDGHFVWLWIDTSANISFREFTEEDRDKEVKNRRDADSDERTKRSLTKSDINELHINYLLQNDRFLLFNRDLGTRSSVSKKPNPEELKSIFHVKSDTHSELPAGLLYLRPLPVKVDRHLVKGAVRLLAVALKMVLNQSVYNNDALQRRFISTSCWRPTNDAEKNISLHFGRTLREACNDALAGKKFTQEIGVDKVDKSLVANFEILNLISEKTSRDTTNTSVNGKTETARNNTQQNRVRWKRVGLVSGRSVRLDTIVWPGGDLSVAAISSRARTAFRVVTALSPPFVMESELDEDGQCLRGLPCHRVLTSDKDNLTLVFNEMRRLEDEEEEKEEAMKEVKNSDYYNVEYEDEKEPFLPFQKFKYKTNCCYGLAMDLLENIAQELEFDFRLYIVADGLFGSQTLVKKKRRNDRDVGKKFLSYKFKDLERKSENSDGEEEEDVVEKKWNGIVGDIVSGAAHMSFAALSVSSARSEVMDFSVPYFFSGVSFLAAPQQKSDIPLLAFLLPFSPELWIAIFTSLNITAIAVAIYEWLSPFGLNPWGRQRSKNFSMSSALWVMWGLLCGHLVAFKAPKSWPNKFLINVWGGFSVIFVASYTANIAALIAGLFFHDTVSNYHDRSLLSQKVGAPKASAAEYYVQKANQHLWQHMHRYTLGNIEEGVERLRNGSLDILIADTPILDYYRATDHGCKLQKIGDTINEDTYAIGMTKGFPLKDSISAVIAKYSSNGYMDILQEKWYGGLPCFKLVQDIVQPRPLGVRAVTGVFILLGLGVILGLLILVVEHWFFRYTLPALREKPKGSVWRSRNIMFFSQKLYRFINCVELVSPHHAARELVHTIRQGQITSLFQKSIKRKEHEQRRRRKSKAQFFEMIQEIRSTLRRQQEESQLEAVTEVDSEGQSSPEERKSKISPSLIKRTFMRSSPKSDANKIRSPTSYFNRHPLFSPRSRNKTKSATNLNVRRFSTDSIFNSSSLLNERSNLVGRRLSRDASSFLTSSPPDINSRRSSYLDTLESANRLSAKSPVLSIENVSDCSAKSMEPIRKLSDSESIGRKLATLPKYKEAIEKQFLHPQHSLNLRKSEETLSSVEKRNVLTARSFTNISETEPTTEGNPIDDEIARRNKMNISELTKELSSRLETIKHQENNVFPKQMNPLIKIHVEDTTNDTEEDKPKLQKTRHQSLGEVVQNDEIPAKKKLQEASLSLDNTNPGNCPSPREIRPPKLKRRDECFPEVSKSLDSHPVAKKHRSTRNKKEESVDSKSAENDPSSKLARPNRLRKKEESSSLPPAPPPPNCSPRNSNGRSPLERLSKDELVHLWRSSESELRSHLLKAIRDKEESSQPP, from the exons AGAACTTTTGGCAAGGAGAAAATCGCAAAACCATTATATTAGTACAGTTATTAGTCGTATTTTCGTTGCAAGTTTACTGCTCGAATGTCACCGCGAAACAGAATCAGGAGGGAGAGAAGATGTTTTTTGTTGTCGCGTCTTCTTCGAATATGACGTACAGCAGGATCTTCAACAAGACGCTGACGAACCTGACGCGTAGTCTGTTCCCCAAGGAGAGATACCAGATAGAACTAGACACCCTTATTATTGATTTACCAGTGAACGGAAGTTTTAGTGCTATATTTTTGGAGGAACTTTGCGAGAAACTTGAGAGAAAACGTGTTATCGCTATGTTCGTGATTGGGGATTCTCCGGCAGCCTCAACTGTCAGCCTGGCTGCTACTCACATCGGAATTCCTGTGCTGTGGGCCAGAGGACAGGATAAGTTCTTACCCGGGTTCAGGAGTTTG GCTGCCAGTCCTCTAGAGATTCAACTGACGCCAACAGGAAGGGAACTGGTGTCTGCTTTAAGAGGATTGTTACTCCACGCTCATTGGCACACTTTCACGTTACTCGCTGACCCAGCTTCCGCAACCGCTCTGAGAGGACCCGAGCTCTGGCCTATTTTGAGGGCTCAACCATTACACCCGACACTAATAGCATTACCCTCACCGCTCAGAGCTCAATCTTTGTTTCG GAAACTGGCAGATATTTCACGCTCGACGAGGGGAGTAGTCGTACTGCTAAGCGATAAAACATCAGCCATGAGAATCCTGGAAGAGGCCAAACGGCTCAATATGATGGATGGACATTTTGTTTGGTTATGGATTGACACTTCGGCCAATATTAGTTTTAG GGAATTCACTGAAGAAGACAGAGATAAAGAAGTCAAAAACCGCAGAGATGCAGACTCTGACGAACGAACAAAACGTAGTTTGACCAAAAGTGACATCAACGAACTTCACATAAATTACCTCTTACAAAACGATCGATTTCTCCTGTTCAATCGAGATCTGGGTACTCGTAGTTCGGTATCGAAAAAGCCAAATCCTGAAGAACTGAAATCGATATTTCATGTTAAGAGTGATACTCATTCCGAACTGCCAGCTGGTCTGCTTTATCTTAGACCATTACCGGTGAAGGTAGACAGGCATTTGGTGAAGGGCGCCGTGAGATTATTGGCTGTAGCTCTGAAGATGGTCCTGAATCAATCTGTATACAATAATGACGCGCTGCAGAGACGTTTCATATCTACAAGTTGCTGGCGACCCACCAATGACGCTGAGAAGAATATATCTTTACATTTTGGAAG GACTCTTAGAGAAGCCTGCAATGACGCCCTGGCCGGGAAGAAATTCACACAAGAAATTGGCGTTGACAAAGTGGACAAATCATTAGTtgcaaatttcgaaattttaaacCTCATCTCTGAGAAAACCTCCAGAGATACCACCAACACATCAGTTAATGGTAAAACTGAGACAG cTAGAAATAATACACAACAAAATCGAGTACGTTGGAAAAGAGTAGGCTTAGTTTCTGGAAGGTCTGTACGCTTGGATACTATAGTATGGCCAGGTGGGGATCTCTCAGTAGCTGCAATTTCGTCGAGAGCTCGAACAGCCTTCAGGGTTGTTACAGCCCTCTCCCCACCCTTCGTCATGGAAAGCGAACTGGACGAAGATGGGCAATGTCTTCGAG GACTACCTTGCCATCGGGTTCTCACGTCGGACAAGGACAACCTGACCTTAGTTTTCAACGAGATGCGAAGGCTGGAGGATGAAGAGGAGGAAAAAGAGGAAGCGATGAAAGAAGTGAAGAATTCCGATTATTACAACGTGGAATACGAAGATGAAAAAGAGCCTTTTTTACccttccaaaaattcaaatacaaAACGAACTGCTGCTACGGGTTGGCCATGGATCTCTTGGAGAACATCGCTCAAGAACTCGAGTTCGATTTCAGGCTCTACATAGTGGCTGATGGACTGTTTGGTTCGCAGACGTTGGTCAAGAAGAAACGACGCAACGATCGAGATGTTGGAAAGAAGTTCTTGAGCTACAAGTTCAAGGATTTGGAGAGGAAATCCGAGAACAGCGATGGGGAGGAAGAAGAAGATGTGGTGGAGAAGAAATGGAATGGTATCGTTGGCGATATAGTTTCCGGAGCTGCTCATATGAGCTTCGCAGCTTTGAGCGTCTCCAGCGCCAGAAGCGAAGTGATGGATTTCAGCGTACCATATTTCTTCAGCGGGGTATCTTTTTTAGCCGCACCGCAGCAAAAATCGGATATACCTCTACTGGCGTTCCTGCTGCCTTTTTCGCCAGAGTTGTGGATCGCGATATTCACCAGTCTCAACATAACAGCCATTGCAGTTGCTATCTACGAATGGTTGTCGCCTTTCGGCTTGAATCCTTGGGGTAGACAGAGATCGAAGAACTTCAGCATGAGCTCAGCGCTCTGGGTGATGTGGGGATTGCTCTGTGGCCATCTGGTAGCTTTCAAGGCGCCGAAAAGCTGGCCAAACAAGTTCCTGATCAACGTGTGGGGAGGATTTTCCGTGATCTTCGTGGCCAGCTACACTGCCAACATCGCCGCATTGATTGCAGGACTTTTCTTCCACGATACAGTCAGCAATTATCACGATAGAAGT CTGCTGAGTCAAAAAGTCGGAGCACCTAAAGCATCAGCTGCAGAGTACTACGTTCAAAAAGCAAATCAGCATCTTTGGCAGCATATGCACAGGTATACCCTTGGAAATATAGAAGAAGGAGTGGAACGATTGAGGAATGGTTCTCTGGATATTCTCATAGCTGACACACCAATCCTGGATTATTACAGGGCAACTGACCATGGATGTAAATTACAGAAGATTGGAGACACTATAAACGAAGACACTTATGCTATTGGTATGACTAAAGGATTTCCTTTGAAG GACAGCATTTCTGCAGTTATTGCGAAATATTCAAGCAATGGCTACATGGATATTCTTCAGGAAAAATGGTATGGAGGTTTACCTTGTTTCAAACTGGTTCAAGATATCGTTCAGCCTAGACCCTTAGGAGTGAGAGCAGTTACTGGTGTTTTTATACTTCTTGGTCTTGGTGTGATCTTAGGACTTCTCATTTTAGTTGTAGAGCATTGGTTTTTTCGTTATACTCTTCCTGCCCTTCGTGAAAAACCTAAAGGTTCTGTTTGGAGGAGCCGAAATATCATGTTTTTCAGTCAG AAACTTTACCGCTTCATAAATTGCGTAGAGCTTGTTTCTCCACACCACGCAGCAAGGGAATTGGTCCATACCATTCGTCAAGGTCAAATCACCAGTTTGTTCCAGAAAAGCATAAAAAGG AAGGAACACGAACAACGTAGACGAAGAAAGAGTAAGGcacaatttttcgaaatgattcAAGAGATAAGAAG CACGCTCAGGCGTCAACAGGAGGAAAGCCAGTTGGAGGCTGTCACTGAGGTTGACTCCGAAGGTCAATCGTCACCGGAAGAAAGGAAATCGAAGATCAGTCCTAGTCTCATCAAGAGGACCTTCATGAGGTCCAGTCCTAAATCCGACGCGAATAAAATCAGATCTCCCACGTCTTATTTCAACAGGCATCCCTTGTTCAGTCCTAGATCCAGGAACAAAACTAAATCAGCGACGAATTTGAACGTCAGAAGATTCAGTACAGATAGTATCTTCAACTCATCTAGTCTTCTCAACGAAAGAAGCAATTTGGTTGGTAGAAGGTTGAGTAGAGATGCTTCTTCTTTCCTCACCAGTAGTCCCCCTGATATAAACAGCCGAAGATCTAGTTATCTAGACACCCTGGAATCCGCAAACAGACTTTCAGCGAAAAGTCCTGTTTTATCCATTGAAAACGTTTCAGACTGCAGTGCAAAATCTATGGAACCCATAAGGAAATTATCAGATTCCGAAAGTATTGGAAGAAAACTAGCCACGCTCCCAAAGTACAAGGAGGCGATAGAAAAACAGTTCCTGCATCCGCAGCATAGTTTAAATTTACGAAAAAGTGAAGAGACTCTCTCCAGTGTAGAAAAACGTAACGTCCTAACCGCTAGAAGCTTCACGAACATTTCAGAAACTGAACCTACAACTGAAGGAAACCCAATAGACGATGAGATCGCCAGAAGGAACAAAATGAACATAAGCGAATTAACCAAAGAATTATCCAGCAGACTGGAAACCATTAAACACCAGGAGAATAATGTTTTCCCCAAACAGATGAACCCACTCATCAAAATCCACGTCGAAGATACAACCAATGATACAGAGGAAGACAAACCGAAACTACAGAAAACGAGGCATCAAAGCTTAGGGGAAGTTGTTCAAAATGACGAAATTCCAGCTAAGAAGAAACTACAAGAAGCTTCGTTATCGCTGGATAATACGAACCCAGGAAATTGTCCAAGTCCCAGGGAGATTAGGCCTCCCAAGTTAAAAAGAAGGGACGAATGTTTTCCCGAAGTTTCTAAGTCTCTAGATTCCCATCCTGTGGCTAAAAAGCATCGTTCTACGAGGAACAAGAAAGAAGAAAGTGTAGATTCGAAATCTGCAGAGAACGATCCGTCTTCTAAGCTTGCTAGACCAAACAGACTGAGGAAAAAAGAAGAAAGTTCTTCTTTACCTCCTGCTCCTCCACCCCCAAACTGCTCTCCAAGAAATTCTAACGGTAGATCCCCACTTGAACGTTTATCGAAAGATGAATTAGTGCATCTTTGGAGGAGTTCTGAATCAGAGCTGAGAAGCCATCTTCTGAAGGCGATCAGAGATAAGGAAGAGTCCAGTCAACCACCCTGA
- the LOC123314202 gene encoding uncharacterized protein LOC123314202 isoform X2 gives MSQNFWQGENRKTIILVQLLVVFSLQVYCSNVTAKQNQEGEKMFFVVASSSNMTYSRIFNKTLTNLTRSLFPKERYQIELDTLIIDLPVNGSFSAIFLEELCEKLERKRVIAMFVIGDSPAASTVSLAATHIGIPVLWARGQDKFLPGFRSLAASPLEIQLTPTGRELVSALRGLLLHAHWHTFTLLADPASATALRGPELWPILRAQPLHPTLIALPSPLRAQSLFRKLADISRSTRGVVVLLSDKTSAMRILEEAKRLNMMDGHFVWLWIDTSANISFREFTEEDRDKEVKNRRDADSDERTKRSLTKSDINELHINYLLQNDRFLLFNRDLGTRSSVSKKPNPEELKSIFHVKSDTHSELPAGLLYLRPLPVKVDRHLVKGAVRLLAVALKMVLNQSVYNNDALQRRFISTSCWRPTNDAEKNISLHFGRTLREACNDALAGKKFTQEIGVDKVDKSLVANFEILNLISEKTSRDTTNTSVNGKTETARNNTQQNRVRWKRVGLVSGRSVRLDTIVWPGGDLSVAAISSRARTAFRVVTALSPPFVMESELDEDGQCLRGLPCHRVLTSDKDNLTLVFNEMRRLEDEEEEKEEAMKEVKNSDYYNVEYEDEKEPFLPFQKFKYKTNCCYGLAMDLLENIAQELEFDFRLYIVADGLFGSQTLVKKKRRNDRDVGKKFLSYKFKDLERKSENSDGEEEEDVVEKKWNGIVGDIVSGAAHMSFAALSVSSARSEVMDFSVPYFFSGVSFLAAPQQKSDIPLLAFLLPFSPELWIAIFTSLNITAIAVAIYEWLSPFGLNPWGRQRSKNFSMSSALWVMWGLLCGHLVAFKAPKSWPNKFLINVWGGFSVIFVASYTANIAALIAGLFFHDTVSNYHDRSLLSQKVGAPKASAAEYYVQKANQHLWQHMHRYTLGNIEEGVERLRNGSLDILIADTPILDYYRATDHGCKLQKIGDTINEDTYAIGMTKGFPLKDSISAVIAKYSSNGYMDILQEKWYGGLPCFKLVQDIVQPRPLGVRAVTGVFILLGLGVILGLLILVVEHWFFRYTLPALREKPKGSVWRSRNIMFFSQKLYRFINCVELVSPHHAARELVHTIRQGQITSLFQKSIKREHEQRRRRKSKAQFFEMIQEIRSTLRRQQEESQLEAVTEVDSEGQSSPEERKSKISPSLIKRTFMRSSPKSDANKIRSPTSYFNRHPLFSPRSRNKTKSATNLNVRRFSTDSIFNSSSLLNERSNLVGRRLSRDASSFLTSSPPDINSRRSSYLDTLESANRLSAKSPVLSIENVSDCSAKSMEPIRKLSDSESIGRKLATLPKYKEAIEKQFLHPQHSLNLRKSEETLSSVEKRNVLTARSFTNISETEPTTEGNPIDDEIARRNKMNISELTKELSSRLETIKHQENNVFPKQMNPLIKIHVEDTTNDTEEDKPKLQKTRHQSLGEVVQNDEIPAKKKLQEASLSLDNTNPGNCPSPREIRPPKLKRRDECFPEVSKSLDSHPVAKKHRSTRNKKEESVDSKSAENDPSSKLARPNRLRKKEESSSLPPAPPPPNCSPRNSNGRSPLERLSKDELVHLWRSSESELRSHLLKAIRDKEESSQPP, from the exons AGAACTTTTGGCAAGGAGAAAATCGCAAAACCATTATATTAGTACAGTTATTAGTCGTATTTTCGTTGCAAGTTTACTGCTCGAATGTCACCGCGAAACAGAATCAGGAGGGAGAGAAGATGTTTTTTGTTGTCGCGTCTTCTTCGAATATGACGTACAGCAGGATCTTCAACAAGACGCTGACGAACCTGACGCGTAGTCTGTTCCCCAAGGAGAGATACCAGATAGAACTAGACACCCTTATTATTGATTTACCAGTGAACGGAAGTTTTAGTGCTATATTTTTGGAGGAACTTTGCGAGAAACTTGAGAGAAAACGTGTTATCGCTATGTTCGTGATTGGGGATTCTCCGGCAGCCTCAACTGTCAGCCTGGCTGCTACTCACATCGGAATTCCTGTGCTGTGGGCCAGAGGACAGGATAAGTTCTTACCCGGGTTCAGGAGTTTG GCTGCCAGTCCTCTAGAGATTCAACTGACGCCAACAGGAAGGGAACTGGTGTCTGCTTTAAGAGGATTGTTACTCCACGCTCATTGGCACACTTTCACGTTACTCGCTGACCCAGCTTCCGCAACCGCTCTGAGAGGACCCGAGCTCTGGCCTATTTTGAGGGCTCAACCATTACACCCGACACTAATAGCATTACCCTCACCGCTCAGAGCTCAATCTTTGTTTCG GAAACTGGCAGATATTTCACGCTCGACGAGGGGAGTAGTCGTACTGCTAAGCGATAAAACATCAGCCATGAGAATCCTGGAAGAGGCCAAACGGCTCAATATGATGGATGGACATTTTGTTTGGTTATGGATTGACACTTCGGCCAATATTAGTTTTAG GGAATTCACTGAAGAAGACAGAGATAAAGAAGTCAAAAACCGCAGAGATGCAGACTCTGACGAACGAACAAAACGTAGTTTGACCAAAAGTGACATCAACGAACTTCACATAAATTACCTCTTACAAAACGATCGATTTCTCCTGTTCAATCGAGATCTGGGTACTCGTAGTTCGGTATCGAAAAAGCCAAATCCTGAAGAACTGAAATCGATATTTCATGTTAAGAGTGATACTCATTCCGAACTGCCAGCTGGTCTGCTTTATCTTAGACCATTACCGGTGAAGGTAGACAGGCATTTGGTGAAGGGCGCCGTGAGATTATTGGCTGTAGCTCTGAAGATGGTCCTGAATCAATCTGTATACAATAATGACGCGCTGCAGAGACGTTTCATATCTACAAGTTGCTGGCGACCCACCAATGACGCTGAGAAGAATATATCTTTACATTTTGGAAG GACTCTTAGAGAAGCCTGCAATGACGCCCTGGCCGGGAAGAAATTCACACAAGAAATTGGCGTTGACAAAGTGGACAAATCATTAGTtgcaaatttcgaaattttaaacCTCATCTCTGAGAAAACCTCCAGAGATACCACCAACACATCAGTTAATGGTAAAACTGAGACAG cTAGAAATAATACACAACAAAATCGAGTACGTTGGAAAAGAGTAGGCTTAGTTTCTGGAAGGTCTGTACGCTTGGATACTATAGTATGGCCAGGTGGGGATCTCTCAGTAGCTGCAATTTCGTCGAGAGCTCGAACAGCCTTCAGGGTTGTTACAGCCCTCTCCCCACCCTTCGTCATGGAAAGCGAACTGGACGAAGATGGGCAATGTCTTCGAG GACTACCTTGCCATCGGGTTCTCACGTCGGACAAGGACAACCTGACCTTAGTTTTCAACGAGATGCGAAGGCTGGAGGATGAAGAGGAGGAAAAAGAGGAAGCGATGAAAGAAGTGAAGAATTCCGATTATTACAACGTGGAATACGAAGATGAAAAAGAGCCTTTTTTACccttccaaaaattcaaatacaaAACGAACTGCTGCTACGGGTTGGCCATGGATCTCTTGGAGAACATCGCTCAAGAACTCGAGTTCGATTTCAGGCTCTACATAGTGGCTGATGGACTGTTTGGTTCGCAGACGTTGGTCAAGAAGAAACGACGCAACGATCGAGATGTTGGAAAGAAGTTCTTGAGCTACAAGTTCAAGGATTTGGAGAGGAAATCCGAGAACAGCGATGGGGAGGAAGAAGAAGATGTGGTGGAGAAGAAATGGAATGGTATCGTTGGCGATATAGTTTCCGGAGCTGCTCATATGAGCTTCGCAGCTTTGAGCGTCTCCAGCGCCAGAAGCGAAGTGATGGATTTCAGCGTACCATATTTCTTCAGCGGGGTATCTTTTTTAGCCGCACCGCAGCAAAAATCGGATATACCTCTACTGGCGTTCCTGCTGCCTTTTTCGCCAGAGTTGTGGATCGCGATATTCACCAGTCTCAACATAACAGCCATTGCAGTTGCTATCTACGAATGGTTGTCGCCTTTCGGCTTGAATCCTTGGGGTAGACAGAGATCGAAGAACTTCAGCATGAGCTCAGCGCTCTGGGTGATGTGGGGATTGCTCTGTGGCCATCTGGTAGCTTTCAAGGCGCCGAAAAGCTGGCCAAACAAGTTCCTGATCAACGTGTGGGGAGGATTTTCCGTGATCTTCGTGGCCAGCTACACTGCCAACATCGCCGCATTGATTGCAGGACTTTTCTTCCACGATACAGTCAGCAATTATCACGATAGAAGT CTGCTGAGTCAAAAAGTCGGAGCACCTAAAGCATCAGCTGCAGAGTACTACGTTCAAAAAGCAAATCAGCATCTTTGGCAGCATATGCACAGGTATACCCTTGGAAATATAGAAGAAGGAGTGGAACGATTGAGGAATGGTTCTCTGGATATTCTCATAGCTGACACACCAATCCTGGATTATTACAGGGCAACTGACCATGGATGTAAATTACAGAAGATTGGAGACACTATAAACGAAGACACTTATGCTATTGGTATGACTAAAGGATTTCCTTTGAAG GACAGCATTTCTGCAGTTATTGCGAAATATTCAAGCAATGGCTACATGGATATTCTTCAGGAAAAATGGTATGGAGGTTTACCTTGTTTCAAACTGGTTCAAGATATCGTTCAGCCTAGACCCTTAGGAGTGAGAGCAGTTACTGGTGTTTTTATACTTCTTGGTCTTGGTGTGATCTTAGGACTTCTCATTTTAGTTGTAGAGCATTGGTTTTTTCGTTATACTCTTCCTGCCCTTCGTGAAAAACCTAAAGGTTCTGTTTGGAGGAGCCGAAATATCATGTTTTTCAGTCAG AAACTTTACCGCTTCATAAATTGCGTAGAGCTTGTTTCTCCACACCACGCAGCAAGGGAATTGGTCCATACCATTCGTCAAGGTCAAATCACCAGTTTGTTCCAGAAAAGCATAAAAAGG GAACACGAACAACGTAGACGAAGAAAGAGTAAGGcacaatttttcgaaatgattcAAGAGATAAGAAG CACGCTCAGGCGTCAACAGGAGGAAAGCCAGTTGGAGGCTGTCACTGAGGTTGACTCCGAAGGTCAATCGTCACCGGAAGAAAGGAAATCGAAGATCAGTCCTAGTCTCATCAAGAGGACCTTCATGAGGTCCAGTCCTAAATCCGACGCGAATAAAATCAGATCTCCCACGTCTTATTTCAACAGGCATCCCTTGTTCAGTCCTAGATCCAGGAACAAAACTAAATCAGCGACGAATTTGAACGTCAGAAGATTCAGTACAGATAGTATCTTCAACTCATCTAGTCTTCTCAACGAAAGAAGCAATTTGGTTGGTAGAAGGTTGAGTAGAGATGCTTCTTCTTTCCTCACCAGTAGTCCCCCTGATATAAACAGCCGAAGATCTAGTTATCTAGACACCCTGGAATCCGCAAACAGACTTTCAGCGAAAAGTCCTGTTTTATCCATTGAAAACGTTTCAGACTGCAGTGCAAAATCTATGGAACCCATAAGGAAATTATCAGATTCCGAAAGTATTGGAAGAAAACTAGCCACGCTCCCAAAGTACAAGGAGGCGATAGAAAAACAGTTCCTGCATCCGCAGCATAGTTTAAATTTACGAAAAAGTGAAGAGACTCTCTCCAGTGTAGAAAAACGTAACGTCCTAACCGCTAGAAGCTTCACGAACATTTCAGAAACTGAACCTACAACTGAAGGAAACCCAATAGACGATGAGATCGCCAGAAGGAACAAAATGAACATAAGCGAATTAACCAAAGAATTATCCAGCAGACTGGAAACCATTAAACACCAGGAGAATAATGTTTTCCCCAAACAGATGAACCCACTCATCAAAATCCACGTCGAAGATACAACCAATGATACAGAGGAAGACAAACCGAAACTACAGAAAACGAGGCATCAAAGCTTAGGGGAAGTTGTTCAAAATGACGAAATTCCAGCTAAGAAGAAACTACAAGAAGCTTCGTTATCGCTGGATAATACGAACCCAGGAAATTGTCCAAGTCCCAGGGAGATTAGGCCTCCCAAGTTAAAAAGAAGGGACGAATGTTTTCCCGAAGTTTCTAAGTCTCTAGATTCCCATCCTGTGGCTAAAAAGCATCGTTCTACGAGGAACAAGAAAGAAGAAAGTGTAGATTCGAAATCTGCAGAGAACGATCCGTCTTCTAAGCTTGCTAGACCAAACAGACTGAGGAAAAAAGAAGAAAGTTCTTCTTTACCTCCTGCTCCTCCACCCCCAAACTGCTCTCCAAGAAATTCTAACGGTAGATCCCCACTTGAACGTTTATCGAAAGATGAATTAGTGCATCTTTGGAGGAGTTCTGAATCAGAGCTGAGAAGCCATCTTCTGAAGGCGATCAGAGATAAGGAAGAGTCCAGTCAACCACCCTGA